Proteins from a single region of Bacteroidota bacterium:
- a CDS encoding UvrD-helicase domain-containing protein: MNNQDKIINNTEGIYLIDAGAGTGKTYTLVKRYLKILEKGLKPENILLVTFTVKAANEMKKRVLNEAENSGLISKIGFRDFIEAPIMTFHSFCSKLLKMYGRNAASFLGTRENISANFRLIEENYYEEKLFVKFYNQFVKRAGKKYEDIIKSVGGNPLVIFKAIKKLSSKGIFPAKNGFAEKDNQRLKGNYEEFGKLFDKVNEPCMGVRGEKQNELYKNILAKISSNAYIDLPADEEVLEGKRANSKMKEKIFEDESQEVLIKFTNEIYYSYIEYLLKRNLLNFDFMVMFAYLLLKNDANVRAANRYDYIMIDEFQDTDEIQFKLMMLLAKENKNGSANLCGVGDWKQGIYGFRNAEIENIIEFEQRLAKYIEELNEDTQRINYAGDKIERIMLDVNYRSSREILDVSYHTLFTEGKKDEDIDMEFVTNLFPSPLENAKEFEGKTEIKFYTGEDRKSERRIILNKIKELVDNSKYFIVEFDEKGKINSKRKIDFKDICILSRDKSFGLELQREALKNNIPMNYEGGLEIFSTQHGILILAWLKLLLWKNEISAWIPILEAENYSHSEITKIIRGETKEDRFTCEKIPAEILQFIDELKSKDSVLLQAEAVLKKYNLKDEIGNRLITIISQLMSSDFLSLNELVKTIEDSARLEYDIELINTDDAVSVMTIHKSKGLEFPVVILANCNQKIFPSTKGESDSIIFDEVLGLRNKKVFGEKNGYKYVFNNWKTDLSLCVTKSSEYDEERRLFYVAATRAKQYLYFTASRPSQFFIKLAEKNDIEAIENYIYDKEIKIKKEQKKSEAGISALKNYSSNEDDEFDSSEPSEFETSFRRYVRRLASGINILPEIENEADEMKQAIVKFDDMLYELKRTAGQIVIDAEFHFPHKNGVSRGVIEIAVFKDDSIEFIIIGDEERDAKKLEFYKHAMAQIHKMKNVSGRIYSLKAL, from the coding sequence TTGAACAACCAGGATAAAATAATAAATAACACTGAGGGAATTTATTTAATCGATGCGGGAGCGGGGACGGGGAAGACGTACACGCTTGTGAAACGTTATCTGAAAATTCTTGAAAAGGGATTGAAGCCGGAGAATATTTTGCTCGTTACTTTTACCGTAAAGGCGGCGAATGAAATGAAGAAGAGAGTGTTGAATGAAGCGGAGAACTCAGGACTGATTTCTAAAATCGGTTTCAGAGATTTTATCGAAGCTCCGATAATGACGTTCCACTCATTCTGCAGTAAATTATTAAAGATGTACGGCAGAAATGCGGCATCGTTCCTGGGAACGAGAGAAAATATCTCAGCTAACTTCAGACTGATAGAAGAAAATTATTATGAAGAAAAGCTGTTTGTAAAATTTTATAATCAGTTTGTAAAACGCGCAGGAAAAAAGTACGAAGATATTATAAAGAGTGTGGGCGGAAATCCGCTTGTGATATTTAAAGCAATAAAGAAGCTATCGAGCAAAGGAATTTTCCCTGCTAAAAACGGTTTTGCAGAAAAAGATAATCAGAGATTAAAAGGGAACTATGAAGAGTTCGGCAAGCTCTTTGATAAAGTAAATGAACCCTGCATGGGAGTAAGAGGTGAGAAGCAGAATGAACTGTATAAAAATATTTTAGCGAAGATAAGCTCAAACGCATATATAGATTTGCCGGCAGATGAAGAAGTTCTGGAAGGAAAAAGAGCAAACAGCAAAATGAAAGAAAAAATATTTGAAGATGAATCGCAGGAGGTATTGATAAAATTTACCAATGAAATTTATTATTCGTACATAGAATATTTACTGAAAAGAAATTTACTGAACTTTGATTTTATGGTGATGTTTGCTTATCTGCTATTGAAAAACGACGCGAATGTAAGAGCGGCAAACAGATATGATTATATAATGATAGATGAATTTCAGGATACAGATGAAATTCAGTTCAAGCTTATGATGCTGCTTGCAAAGGAAAATAAAAACGGCAGCGCAAACTTATGCGGAGTCGGGGACTGGAAACAGGGGATTTACGGATTCAGAAATGCAGAGATAGAAAACATAATTGAGTTTGAACAGCGTCTTGCAAAATATATAGAAGAGCTGAATGAAGATACTCAGAGAATAAATTATGCGGGGGATAAGATTGAAAGAATTATGCTTGATGTTAATTACAGAAGCTCGAGGGAAATACTTGATGTGAGTTATCATACGCTTTTTACCGAAGGAAAAAAAGATGAAGATATTGATATGGAGTTTGTAACGAATTTATTCCCATCTCCATTGGAGAATGCCAAAGAGTTTGAAGGAAAGACTGAAATAAAATTTTATACAGGTGAGGATAGAAAAAGTGAGAGAAGAATTATTCTTAATAAGATAAAAGAGCTTGTTGATAATTCGAAATATTTTATAGTTGAGTTTGATGAGAAGGGAAAGATTAATTCAAAACGTAAGATTGATTTTAAAGACATTTGTATTTTATCGAGAGATAAAAGTTTCGGACTTGAACTGCAAAGAGAAGCGTTGAAGAATAATATACCTATGAATTACGAAGGCGGGCTGGAGATATTTTCGACTCAGCATGGAATACTAATCCTTGCCTGGCTGAAATTGTTACTCTGGAAAAATGAAATAAGCGCATGGATACCGATACTGGAAGCTGAGAATTATTCACACAGTGAAATTACAAAAATTATCAGAGGAGAAACGAAGGAAGACAGATTTACCTGTGAAAAAATCCCTGCTGAGATATTACAATTTATAGATGAATTGAAATCAAAAGACAGTGTTCTTCTGCAGGCAGAAGCAGTTCTGAAAAAATATAATCTGAAAGATGAAATCGGCAACAGACTGATAACGATAATTTCACAGCTGATGTCATCTGATTTTTTATCATTGAATGAGCTTGTGAAAACTATTGAAGATTCGGCGAGACTTGAATATGATATCGAGCTTATAAACACCGATGATGCAGTATCAGTTATGACGATACATAAATCAAAAGGGCTTGAGTTTCCTGTGGTGATTCTTGCGAACTGCAATCAGAAAATATTTCCTTCAACTAAAGGAGAAAGCGACAGCATAATATTTGATGAAGTACTGGGATTGAGAAACAAGAAGGTCTTTGGTGAGAAGAACGGATATAAGTATGTGTTCAATAACTGGAAAACGGATTTATCCCTCTGCGTCACGAAAAGTTCAGAGTACGATGAAGAGCGAAGATTGTTTTATGTTGCCGCAACACGCGCAAAGCAGTATTTGTATTTTACTGCATCGAGACCTTCACAGTTTTTTATTAAGCTCGCTGAGAAGAATGATATTGAAGCTATAGAGAATTATATATATGATAAAGAGATTAAGATTAAAAAGGAGCAGAAGAAGTCCGAAGCGGGAATTTCAGCACTCAAAAATTACTCATCAAATGAAGACGATGAGTTTGACTCTAGTGAACCCTCCGAATTTGAAACAAGCTTCCGAAGATATGTGCGAAGATTAGCCAGCGGTATTAACATTCTCCCGGAGATCGAAAACGAAGCTGATGAGATGAAGCAGGCAATCGTGAAATTCGATGACATGCTTTATGAACTTAAGCGAACCGCCGGGCAAATCGTAATTGATGCTGAGTTTCATTTCCCGCATAAAAACGGAGTGAGCCGGGGAGTTATTGAAATCGCCGTGTTTAAAGATGACTCAATTGAGTTCATTATTATCGGTGATGAAGAGCGGGATGCCAAAAAATTGGAGTTCTATAAACACGCCATGGCGCAGATTCATAAGATGAAGAACGTCAGCGGCAGAATATATTCATTAAAAGCCCTTTAA
- a CDS encoding SgcJ/EcaC family oxidoreductase, whose translation MNPTQIAETIAKQLEAAWNEGSGENFSQPFTTQSDFINIRGMFLSKGTKEKVAEGHDAIFSSFYKDSKIIYEVSDAEFLNEQTILAHIKAELSVPQGPLAGTHNSVITAILIPENGEWKIRAFHNTLVK comes from the coding sequence ATGAACCCAACACAAATAGCCGAAACAATTGCAAAGCAGCTTGAAGCTGCATGGAATGAGGGGAGCGGAGAAAATTTTTCTCAACCGTTCACTACACAATCCGATTTTATAAATATCCGCGGAATGTTTCTTTCAAAAGGAACAAAAGAAAAAGTTGCGGAGGGACATGATGCGATATTTAGTTCATTCTATAAGGACAGCAAAATAATTTATGAAGTTTCCGATGCTGAGTTTTTGAATGAGCAAACTATACTTGCACACATTAAAGCTGAATTGAGTGTGCCGCAGGGACCTCTTGCCGGAACGCATAATTCAGTAATAACTGCTATTCTGATTCCGGAAAACGGTGAGTGGAAAATAAGAGCGTTCCATAATACGTTAGTTAAATAA
- a CDS encoding DUF559 domain-containing protein produces the protein MEVKYFNLHKYKDKRQELRNDSTKAEIMLWSKLKNGNYLDLKFRRQHGIGRYVVDFYCTKLRLVIEVDGDSHFTEDAIEYDKIRTEYFNTQRITVLRFTNTDVYKNINGVLEEIQKFIEDHPLPPP, from the coding sequence ATTGAAGTGAAATACTTTAATCTTCATAAATATAAAGATAAGAGACAGGAGTTAAGAAATGATTCTACAAAAGCAGAGATAATGTTGTGGTCAAAGTTAAAGAATGGAAATTATCTTGACTTAAAATTCAGAAGGCAGCATGGTATAGGAAGGTACGTCGTAGATTTTTATTGTACAAAATTAAGATTGGTAATTGAAGTAGATGGAGATTCACATTTTACAGAGGATGCAATTGAGTATGATAAAATTAGAACTGAATATTTTAATACTCAAAGAATTACCGTGTTGAGATTTACGAATACAGATGTTTATAAAAATATAAATGGAGTATTGGAGGAGATACAAAAGTTTATTGAAGACCACCCCCTACCCCCTCCTTAG
- a CDS encoding GNAT family N-acetyltransferase: protein MSIEYRELNPSESKKYRVIRLECLQNASENFGATYEEQVNIPELYFEAAIRNGDANNKIFGAFEGENLIAICGYKRETGVKTRHKALLVQVYTKPEYRGKNISYELMNFMIEKIFEDETVQQITLGVVSDNISAVKTYERLGFTEYGFHKNYFKDGDEYKHQLLMMLERK from the coding sequence ATGAGTATAGAATACCGTGAATTAAATCCGTCCGAAAGTAAAAAATATAGAGTGATAAGGCTCGAGTGTCTTCAGAATGCGAGTGAAAATTTCGGAGCGACTTACGAAGAGCAGGTTAATATTCCTGAATTATATTTTGAAGCAGCGATAAGAAACGGTGATGCAAATAATAAAATCTTCGGTGCGTTTGAAGGTGAGAATTTAATTGCTATCTGCGGTTATAAAAGAGAGACGGGAGTAAAAACGAGGCATAAAGCATTGCTTGTTCAGGTATATACAAAGCCTGAGTACAGAGGAAAAAATATTTCTTATGAGCTTATGAATTTTATGATTGAAAAAATATTTGAAGACGAAACAGTTCAGCAGATCACACTTGGAGTGGTATCAGATAATATTTCAGCTGTAAAAACATATGAACGCCTAGGATTTACAGAGTACGGATTTCATAAAAATTATTTTAAAGATGGTGATGAGTATAAACATCAGTTGTTAATGATGCTGGAAAGAAAATGA
- a CDS encoding peptidase, with amino-acid sequence MSSDINYIEDFNYFWQTINDDYCYFDKKQTNWNKVKEIYSPLIEKVKSREEFISILENVFDEIYDNHASLNTNTGNSPRLVPSGTDFMGEFIDDKPILVDIKREVWNSNPDLKTGMEIIVVNDVPIEETIKNYIGKSLKVIDDDAKNYALNKVLAGRRGSKRKLILKLNGEVRSFLFDEYKTEDKKEMVEYNINDGVGYIKINNCLFDNDVIKYFDEAMELMRNTKSVIIDLRDTPSGGNTTVARAILGWFVSEDKFYQKHELTAEEIATGIKRSWMEIVSPRKGKCYSKPTYVLAGRWTGSVGEGITIGFDAIKSGVIIGTKLAGLCGAIYSFEMPDSKIRFSFPVEKLFHVNGTLREKFIPEVEFDFKRLSGNEDVILNEAIKIINNK; translated from the coding sequence TTGAGCAGCGATATAAATTATATAGAGGATTTTAATTACTTCTGGCAGACTATCAATGACGATTACTGTTACTTTGATAAAAAGCAGACAAACTGGAACAAAGTTAAAGAGATATATTCACCGCTGATTGAGAAAGTAAAATCAAGAGAAGAGTTTATTTCAATTCTTGAAAATGTGTTTGATGAAATTTATGATAATCACGCATCGCTGAATACAAATACAGGTAACTCACCAAGACTTGTGCCTTCAGGAACTGATTTCATGGGGGAATTTATAGATGATAAGCCAATACTTGTTGATATTAAAAGAGAAGTTTGGAATTCAAATCCTGATTTGAAAACAGGAATGGAAATTATTGTTGTGAATGATGTTCCGATTGAGGAAACAATAAAAAATTATATAGGTAAATCGTTAAAAGTTATTGATGACGATGCAAAAAATTACGCTCTCAATAAAGTACTTGCAGGCAGAAGAGGAAGCAAACGAAAGTTAATATTGAAGTTAAACGGTGAAGTGAGAAGTTTTTTATTTGATGAATATAAAACTGAAGATAAAAAAGAAATGGTTGAATATAATATTAACGATGGAGTAGGTTATATAAAAATAAACAACTGTCTCTTTGATAATGATGTGATAAAATATTTTGATGAGGCGATGGAATTGATGAGAAATACTAAGTCAGTCATCATTGATTTACGTGATACTCCCAGCGGCGGTAATACAACGGTTGCTCGTGCCATACTCGGCTGGTTTGTAAGTGAAGATAAATTTTATCAGAAGCACGAATTGACTGCAGAAGAAATTGCGACCGGTATAAAAAGGAGCTGGATGGAAATAGTTTCTCCGAGAAAAGGAAAGTGTTATTCCAAACCAACTTATGTCCTCGCAGGCAGATGGACGGGAAGCGTGGGAGAGGGCATTACAATCGGATTTGATGCAATAAAAAGCGGAGTCATCATAGGAACAAAGCTGGCGGGACTTTGCGGAGCGATTTATTCATTCGAAATGCCGGACAGCAAAATAAGATTTTCATTTCCCGTGGAAAAACTTTTTCATGTAAACGGAACTCTGCGGGAAAAATTTATTCCTGAAGTTGAATTTGATTTTAAACGGCTTTCAGGTAATGAAGATGTAATATTAAATGAAGCCATAAAAATTATTAATAATAAATGA
- a CDS encoding PD-(D/E)XK nuclease family protein: MNRVKSIQEIYNSAKQYDCVLTTDAALARGLNHLIDTPRFGVFAVTPRQLAQKYSDIHFAKIYSKFEFVNIVSKETGKPFRLVHALTENILNVWNQSGLLELTEIHLTDEVKELLPFFEKYPMLEFVMQSFNESFFTGKKIAVIGKELFNELDLQVLPKNVFYDEINIFTDEKYNIDRAYLFGNTKTLIDNVMQLLTRENMNNAAIVLEPNSDYNILLQTRLKEEGIDVLIKNTYNENLIVRFMLGLIENSFQFDLLSAKDLKEAGELFGFDIDTRIEDYNLEVVINSNADSKLKALYKMMSEISKYTFGKLTDDLIKKFGCDELNQFKILLNKIGFADENISEDKLIELKYILENFDIGQSEKRKGVLFADAKNSAFINRDIIIYLGLDETWSISTNEKQYIDKAREDKINLEKFEILLQQGSERLYFAQEVKDNKEVLPAPYFSIIENRTITDFKDKIFNPVFIYGESKSEEIKNNVLSLNADIEEIKSIAPTPLKRFVLCPAKYFYDTLTPQKDAPYFLKGNLIHYFAEFYFHHPEFCKENYAKIMDYILKRYSNVITKSEAEIERTNFKIALDNIMSFLDMNPVQKTPLEQDVRTDNELMEYFKKKKVYDNTEKDLPKDFILKGRADLRDTKTLVDYKSGSSRFNKKDLPLLTNIDYIFANEEEDFDFQAISYLAALKNENPDQERLKFIYNYVLANRKNLLDERLRGEVTLTQFTYIDLTFAQYLQTENCYEYVKENAVKDCKKYFEVLNFAQYKGIFDEVDLEQIDFFDKESVSKVLCREIMRSLAIEGHNYKTFRKREERTYIDELKKAAEIFSNVRCNEGLIFKDDVKKFVSFVEKKLSELNSYRKNNFPALPVFESNQVCKDCDYLNMCRGNLLWN; this comes from the coding sequence ATGAACAGGGTAAAGTCAATACAGGAAATTTATAACTCCGCAAAGCAGTACGACTGTGTGCTCACTACAGATGCTGCGCTTGCAAGAGGATTAAACCACTTAATCGATACTCCGCGCTTCGGAGTTTTTGCAGTTACTCCGCGTCAGCTTGCGCAAAAATACTCCGATATACACTTCGCAAAAATTTATTCCAAATTTGAATTTGTAAATATAGTTTCAAAAGAAACAGGAAAGCCGTTCAGGCTTGTTCACGCGCTTACGGAAAATATTCTGAACGTGTGGAACCAGTCAGGCTTGCTTGAGCTAACTGAAATTCATTTAACAGATGAAGTTAAAGAACTGCTGCCTTTCTTTGAAAAATATCCGATGCTCGAGTTTGTTATGCAAAGCTTCAATGAAAGTTTTTTTACCGGTAAAAAAATAGCGGTAATAGGGAAAGAGTTGTTTAATGAACTTGACTTGCAGGTCCTGCCAAAAAATGTTTTTTATGATGAGATTAATATATTCACCGATGAAAAATATAACATAGATAGAGCGTATCTTTTTGGTAATACGAAAACTCTTATCGATAACGTGATGCAGCTTTTAACAAGAGAAAATATGAACAACGCTGCAATTGTGCTTGAGCCGAACTCGGATTACAATATTCTTCTTCAGACAAGGTTAAAAGAAGAAGGTATAGATGTTCTTATAAAAAATACTTACAATGAAAATCTTATTGTAAGGTTTATGCTGGGGCTTATAGAAAATTCTTTTCAGTTCGATCTGCTCAGCGCAAAAGATTTGAAAGAAGCGGGAGAGCTTTTCGGATTTGATATCGATACAAGAATAGAAGATTACAATCTTGAAGTAGTAATAAATTCAAATGCTGATTCAAAGCTGAAAGCTCTTTATAAAATGATGAGCGAAATTTCGAAATATACTTTTGGAAAATTAACTGATGATTTAATAAAGAAATTCGGATGTGATGAGTTGAATCAGTTTAAAATTCTGCTGAATAAAATCGGATTTGCTGATGAAAATATTTCGGAAGATAAATTAATTGAACTGAAATATATACTTGAAAATTTTGATATCGGGCAGTCTGAAAAAAGAAAGGGAGTGCTGTTTGCCGATGCGAAGAACTCGGCGTTTATAAATCGCGACATAATAATTTATCTCGGACTTGATGAAACGTGGAGTATTTCCACCAATGAAAAACAATACATTGATAAAGCGCGTGAAGATAAAATTAATTTAGAAAAATTTGAAATACTGCTTCAGCAGGGAAGCGAACGATTGTATTTCGCTCAGGAAGTAAAAGATAATAAAGAGGTGTTACCCGCTCCTTATTTTTCCATCATTGAAAACAGAACGATAACAGATTTTAAAGATAAGATTTTTAATCCTGTCTTTATCTATGGAGAATCAAAGTCAGAAGAAATTAAGAATAATGTATTATCGTTGAATGCAGATATAGAAGAGATTAAGAGCATTGCGCCGACTCCGCTGAAAAGATTTGTACTATGTCCCGCAAAATATTTTTATGATACTCTAACACCGCAGAAAGATGCTCCGTATTTTTTAAAAGGTAACCTCATCCATTACTTCGCTGAGTTTTATTTTCACCATCCTGAGTTTTGCAAAGAGAATTATGCGAAGATCATGGATTATATATTGAAGAGATATTCCAACGTAATCACAAAATCAGAAGCTGAAATAGAAAGGACCAATTTCAAAATTGCCTTGGATAATATTATGAGTTTTCTGGATATGAATCCCGTGCAAAAAACTCCTTTAGAGCAGGATGTGAGAACTGATAACGAGCTGATGGAATATTTCAAAAAGAAAAAAGTTTACGATAACACTGAAAAGGATTTACCTAAAGATTTCATTTTAAAAGGCAGAGCTGACTTGCGCGATACAAAAACACTGGTTGATTACAAAAGCGGAAGCTCGCGCTTCAATAAAAAAGATTTGCCGCTGCTTACAAACATAGATTATATTTTTGCAAACGAAGAAGAAGATTTTGATTTTCAGGCGATCTCATATCTTGCCGCGCTTAAGAATGAAAATCCTGACCAGGAGAGATTAAAGTTTATATATAATTACGTCCTTGCTAACAGAAAAAATCTGCTTGATGAAAGATTAAGAGGCGAAGTAACTTTAACACAGTTTACCTATATAGATTTAACTTTTGCTCAGTATCTTCAGACGGAAAATTGTTATGAGTACGTGAAAGAAAATGCAGTTAAAGACTGCAAAAAATATTTTGAAGTCCTTAACTTTGCGCAGTACAAAGGAATTTTCGACGAAGTTGATTTAGAGCAGATTGATTTCTTTGATAAAGAGTCTGTCTCAAAAGTGTTGTGTAGGGAAATAATGCGCTCGCTTGCTATTGAAGGACATAACTATAAAACTTTTCGCAAGCGTGAAGAGCGGACTTACATAGATGAACTTAAAAAAGCCGCGGAGATATTTTCAAATGTAAGATGCAATGAGGGATTGATATTCAAAGACGATGTGAAGAAGTTTGTATCGTTTGTAGAAAAAAAACTGAGTGAACTGAATTCATACAGGAAGAATAATTTTCCAGCGCTTCCGGTATTTGAAAGCAATCAGGTCTGCAAAGACTGCGATTACCTGAATATGTGCAGAGGAAATTTACTCTGGAATTAA